A single genomic interval of uncultured Desulfobulbus sp. harbors:
- the cobJ gene encoding precorrin-3B C(17)-methyltransferase translates to MTTGQDSATGSLTVVGLGPGATDLMAPRALAALTQAEIVVGYRTYLDLVRDCLNPESEVISSSMMQEIDRCRKALQLAEEGKRVALVCGGDPGIYAMAGLVYELAQAEESAVPIDIIPGIAALNSCAAILGAPLMHDFAAISLSDLMTPWELIERRLEAVAPADFVVVIYNPKSKKRTDQIVRAREIMLEHRSPDTPVGIVSGATREHEMVRLTTLGTMLDEEIGMQTTVIIGNSQTFFWRDKMITPRGYSKKYGLE, encoded by the coding sequence CCCGAGCGCTCGCGGCACTCACCCAGGCGGAGATCGTGGTCGGATACCGCACCTATCTCGACCTGGTCCGCGACTGCCTCAATCCTGAGAGCGAGGTGATCTCTTCCTCGATGATGCAGGAGATCGACCGCTGCCGCAAGGCCCTGCAACTGGCCGAGGAAGGCAAACGGGTGGCCCTGGTCTGCGGCGGCGATCCCGGCATCTACGCCATGGCAGGGTTGGTATACGAGTTGGCCCAGGCGGAAGAGAGCGCGGTTCCAATCGATATCATCCCCGGTATCGCCGCACTCAACTCCTGTGCCGCCATTCTCGGCGCCCCCCTGATGCACGATTTTGCCGCAATCAGCCTCTCCGACCTGATGACCCCCTGGGAGTTGATCGAGCGTCGATTGGAGGCGGTGGCTCCTGCGGACTTCGTGGTGGTGATCTACAATCCCAAATCCAAGAAACGCACCGACCAGATCGTTCGTGCCCGCGAGATCATGCTCGAGCACCGCTCACCCGATACCCCGGTGGGTATCGTCAGCGGTGCCACCCGCGAGCATGAGATGGTCCGCCTGACCACCTTAGGGACAATGCTTGATGAGGAAATCGGCATGCAGACCACGGTCATCATCGGTAACTCGCAAACCTTTTTCTGGCGCGACAAGATGATCACCCCTCGCGGCTACAGCAAGAAGTACGGGTTGGAATAA
- a CDS encoding ATP-binding protein: MKLEILQLAAIVENLPQLLDFVEEQASRGGLSATRVTRVLIALEEAFVNICHHAYANGPGDVWVRCDEENGRFMVEIADAGQPFDLDSLPSPEVDVDLAHRKVGGLGVFCMRNLADEVHSLREEGRNIVRMLFSLH, from the coding sequence ATGAAGCTTGAAATCTTACAACTTGCCGCCATTGTGGAAAATCTTCCGCAGTTGCTTGATTTCGTCGAAGAGCAGGCCTCCAGGGGTGGTCTGTCAGCCACCCGCGTCACCCGGGTGTTGATTGCATTGGAAGAGGCTTTCGTGAATATTTGCCACCATGCCTATGCAAACGGCCCAGGGGATGTCTGGGTTCGATGCGATGAGGAAAATGGTCGTTTTATGGTGGAAATAGCTGACGCCGGCCAGCCCTTTGATCTGGATTCGTTACCGAGTCCTGAGGTGGATGTCGATCTTGCGCATCGCAAAGTTGGCGGTTTGGGGGTATTTTGTATGCGAAACCTGGCTGACGAAGTGCACTCTTTGCGTGAGGAGGGCCGAAATATCGTCCGGATGCTGTTTAGCCTCCATTGA
- a CDS encoding GNAT family N-acetyltransferase yields MSLPARYSESLPSIADAQTIRCVVTPTEADAVAAFLLQPNLFGTPLTPGEREDFQHAPHVTLTREDLIFWYIPDGPRTVAATVGIRHNVNRTGIYQIIAFAVHQNHRHRGFGRNLLNHALDYIREIKGRGLLFDTSAHESYLPMQHLLLAMQFLLVGRFPDFYYPGEDTLWYYRAVEPRP; encoded by the coding sequence ATGAGCCTTCCAGCAAGATATTCCGAAAGCCTGCCTTCCATCGCCGATGCGCAAACCATCCGGTGTGTCGTCACCCCCACCGAGGCGGACGCGGTTGCTGCATTTTTGCTCCAACCCAATCTATTCGGCACCCCTCTCACCCCCGGGGAGCGCGAGGATTTTCAACATGCGCCCCATGTTACCCTGACCCGTGAAGATCTCATTTTCTGGTATATTCCGGATGGCCCTCGAACAGTTGCCGCGACCGTGGGCATCCGCCACAACGTCAACCGAACCGGCATCTATCAGATCATCGCCTTTGCCGTCCATCAAAACCATCGCCACCGGGGATTCGGCCGCAATCTGCTGAATCACGCCCTTGACTATATTCGTGAGATCAAAGGTCGCGGGTTGCTGTTTGACACCTCGGCGCACGAGTCCTATCTCCCCATGCAGCACCTGCTTCTGGCAATGCAGTTCCTGTTGGTTGGCAGGTTTCCCGATTTCTATTACCCCGGCGAGGATACCCTCTGGTACTACCGCGCCGTTGAACCGCGCCCGTAA
- a CDS encoding flavodoxin family protein, with translation MKILGIHGSPRTNGNSSQLLSALLNEAEALGARTTSYHLNSLQMRGCQACYSCRQPGKERQCALKDDMEPILAEVFASDLVVLASPVYMWQMTAQAKLFTDRLMPVLKPDYTSWLNGQRMLCLYTQGQPDTTKFAPYFTMVNQMFAFLGFKTLEPLVFGGLRGVNDVQEHAASMKRVRERAAELALFG, from the coding sequence ATGAAGATTCTTGGTATTCATGGCAGCCCGAGAACCAACGGGAATTCGAGTCAACTGCTGAGTGCCTTACTCAACGAGGCTGAAGCGCTCGGCGCACGCACCACCAGTTATCACCTCAACAGCCTTCAGATGAGAGGCTGTCAGGCCTGTTACAGTTGCAGGCAACCGGGAAAGGAGCGGCAATGCGCCCTCAAGGACGATATGGAGCCCATTTTGGCGGAGGTCTTTGCAAGCGATCTGGTCGTCCTCGCCTCACCGGTGTACATGTGGCAGATGACCGCTCAGGCCAAGCTGTTCACCGACCGGTTGATGCCGGTGTTGAAACCCGATTATACCTCCTGGCTGAATGGCCAGCGCATGCTTTGCCTCTATACCCAAGGCCAGCCCGATACCACGAAGTTTGCCCCCTATTTTACGATGGTGAACCAGATGTTTGCTTTTTTGGGGTTCAAGACCCTTGAGCCCCTCGTCTTCGGCGGCCTGCGTGGGGTCAATGATGTTCAGGAGCACGCAGCCTCTATGAAGCGGGTACGCGAACGCGCGGCTGAACTCGCTTTGTTTGGCTGA
- a CDS encoding cupin domain-containing protein, producing the protein MTDNEYFFEEGCFILELHNTPGDPAVSVARARVRPGETTHWHALAGIHERYLILEGEGMAEIGEAAPFKVGPGDTVQIPPGHRQRISNSGAIDLIFLAVCTPRFVPEAYTDLETD; encoded by the coding sequence ATGACAGACAACGAATACTTTTTTGAGGAAGGCTGCTTCATTCTCGAACTGCACAACACCCCCGGGGACCCGGCGGTATCGGTGGCCCGTGCCCGAGTGCGACCGGGGGAGACCACCCATTGGCATGCACTGGCCGGGATTCACGAACGGTATCTCATTCTTGAAGGCGAGGGAATGGCCGAAATCGGTGAAGCGGCACCGTTCAAGGTGGGGCCGGGGGACACGGTACAGATCCCTCCGGGCCATCGCCAACGGATCAGCAACAGTGGCGCAATTGACCTCATCTTTCTTGCGGTCTGTACGCCTCGTTTCGTGCCCGAGGCCTATACAGATTTGGAAACGGACTAA
- a CDS encoding MFS transporter yields the protein MFKNIPSAGRLLLTVCILAFFCFLGSFMRIPIVPLFAVSMGANTVEVGWINSTFMCMAGLLSIPSGLLSDRIGRRRPLLIGLLFLACSSLLLAISQTPLQMGAIYLLFGVGMAAVTPTLMSYVADITPPEALGNAFGWYTMALYSGMTLGPAAGGFFGGAFGLRMVFVCSGSLIALMMLGAFFLLPEPPGHHRRSGYTGGFGATLWQLRHNRRLLGTLLMTVGGCMGFGLFISFVPLYVRNLGLPTMAVGGVCAVQALTNAIARIPAGWFCDRIEDRRVLVLGGMFFFALSNAAFGLCTKLVSLLCVAACMGLSMGIAFTVICALIVDAVPAQMRGVAMGCYNTSVYLGMWLCAVGMGWVISEHGFQLGFYLTGGIILVALILFGLVYGPGKRTTTVG from the coding sequence ATGTTCAAGAACATTCCTTCAGCCGGTCGTCTGTTATTGACTGTCTGTATCCTCGCTTTTTTCTGTTTCCTGGGTTCCTTTATGCGCATCCCGATCGTGCCCCTTTTTGCCGTATCCATGGGGGCCAATACGGTCGAGGTCGGTTGGATCAACAGCACCTTCATGTGCATGGCGGGCCTGCTTTCCATCCCTTCCGGCCTGCTTTCTGACAGGATAGGGCGTCGCCGTCCCCTGTTGATTGGCCTGCTGTTCCTTGCCTGCTCCTCCCTGTTGCTCGCCATCAGTCAGACGCCCCTGCAGATGGGGGCGATCTACCTTTTATTCGGGGTGGGAATGGCGGCGGTCACCCCGACCTTGATGTCGTATGTGGCGGATATCACTCCACCGGAGGCCTTGGGCAACGCCTTTGGCTGGTACACCATGGCCCTGTACAGCGGCATGACCCTCGGACCGGCAGCCGGTGGCTTTTTTGGGGGGGCGTTCGGTCTGAGAATGGTCTTTGTCTGCTCCGGTTCTCTCATTGCCCTGATGATGCTCGGGGCCTTTTTTCTGCTGCCTGAGCCGCCAGGTCACCACCGCCGCTCAGGGTACACAGGGGGCTTTGGGGCGACACTGTGGCAACTGCGGCATAATCGCCGTTTACTGGGCACGCTGTTGATGACCGTCGGCGGCTGTATGGGCTTTGGCCTGTTTATTTCCTTTGTCCCCCTCTATGTCCGCAACCTGGGATTACCCACGATGGCGGTTGGGGGCGTCTGCGCCGTCCAGGCCCTGACCAACGCCATTGCCCGTATTCCTGCCGGTTGGTTTTGCGATCGGATAGAGGATCGCCGTGTCCTCGTCCTTGGCGGCATGTTTTTCTTTGCGCTCTCCAATGCCGCCTTTGGCCTGTGTACCAAGCTGGTCTCTCTGCTCTGTGTGGCGGCGTGTATGGGCCTGAGCATGGGCATTGCCTTTACCGTGATCTGTGCCCTGATTGTTGATGCCGTCCCTGCGCAGATGCGGGGGGTGGCCATGGGCTGCTACAACACCAGTGTCTATCTGGGGATGTGGCTCTGTGCCGTCGGCATGGGATGGGTGATCAGTGAACACGGTTTTCAGCTTGGTTTTTATCTCACCGGCGGGATCATATTGGTGGCGCTGATTCTCTTCGGACTGGTCTACGGACCCGGCAAGCGTACAACCACTGTGGGTTAG
- a CDS encoding MFS transporter, which translates to MDRSRLVPILLFALFLGLGILLVSQWRSLPEAFSIKSTVSFDKLSKAVHGADGSYAVVYQSNKRIARLDARGNLLYLLRPCSFAEQGFSFANEIALGPDGRLFVSSTYIDPNTLTVNREAIISFSANGRYEKILFSLDHDPEQYIDNIGLIRGLMWTQAGLRFCIAQDGEIRSSLIDPITGQVRSQTSTPSIVDSEQILYAAISEDGEKLAFTTASTEIYTANPGQPPVKQYDGRDIEEVSIPSDIHFADGALYFSDVGRDGVMRFSPNDGKVTPVFNAAIAKSRGYHDVFFECKSFQVEAGCLTLANNGKLVSVSTTTERPILVIPQAQGGLLFWGKRIALWLQLALFSTLTFSLLRMAVAHATPKGLENARRTAMVALMVGTAVGITAYMFFQDLNQRFDEEAEHNLQGYLEVGRLVIDPATVDRIRHVQDYMNRDYQALLHQLRQTITREGNIAASTYAGIYKIHGNKLVALAYHDGLRGIFYPYDYQYDKSIYAKIAASDRTTIDQMVDMYGVWLIGVMPLHDGAGELIGFLEVGIDQSAHQEANWGMLKSTLVNLSMVLFVLVFIFSEIGCFSSTLFERSRTAASQAPWIYDEGALRLLSFLGLTGVFLSASFLPLYSKLLAHPMGPLPLNLVVSLPMVVETLVGALSAMLYGHLRLRLGLKHDIILGSMVVAGGMAVTAATSSFNGLMLGRATVGLGMGLLMVAFRTYFLVEQDEERQNSGIVALTVGVTAGINVGSVSGGMLADQFGMETVFWTQAALLALTALLTLLLLRNRHRPQPPPQKAISLPTFLREKTVFAFFFFAFLPITACGFFLGFLFPLFAESKGLSANEISLAFMLFGMGSVYLGPALTRLTTFLFGVRGAIVAGGMIMACGLLLFASFQTLVTAHITVILFGLTDSFLFNQGIAYFTALPSVQRLGEDKAMGVYSVFESSGEALGPMAFGLAMSMSLGAGVSAIALLLAAGTGLFLMFSRPPQGAQL; encoded by the coding sequence ATGGACCGATCCCGTCTTGTTCCGATACTGCTCTTTGCCCTCTTTCTCGGCCTTGGTATTCTCCTGGTCAGTCAGTGGCGGAGTCTGCCGGAGGCATTCTCCATCAAAAGTACGGTCTCCTTTGACAAGCTCTCCAAGGCGGTCCATGGGGCCGATGGTTCCTATGCGGTGGTCTATCAATCCAACAAACGTATCGCCAGGCTCGATGCACGGGGTAACCTGCTCTACCTGCTTCGTCCGTGCTCCTTTGCGGAACAGGGGTTCTCCTTTGCCAACGAGATTGCCCTGGGGCCCGACGGACGGTTGTTCGTCTCCAGCACCTATATCGACCCCAACACCCTGACCGTCAACCGGGAGGCCATCATCAGCTTTTCGGCCAATGGGCGATATGAAAAGATCCTTTTTTCCCTGGATCATGACCCGGAACAATATATCGACAACATCGGCCTGATTCGGGGACTGATGTGGACACAGGCGGGACTTCGTTTCTGCATCGCCCAGGATGGGGAGATCCGCAGCTCCCTGATTGATCCGATTACAGGACAAGTACGCTCTCAGACATCCACCCCGTCCATCGTGGATAGCGAACAGATCCTCTACGCAGCAATCTCCGAGGATGGCGAGAAGCTGGCCTTCACCACCGCCTCAACCGAAATTTATACCGCCAACCCCGGGCAGCCTCCGGTCAAGCAGTATGACGGACGTGACATCGAAGAGGTCTCCATTCCCTCGGATATCCATTTCGCGGATGGCGCCCTCTATTTTTCCGATGTAGGCCGGGACGGCGTGATGCGCTTTTCCCCAAACGATGGCAAAGTCACCCCTGTCTTCAACGCAGCCATTGCCAAGAGCCGGGGCTACCATGACGTTTTCTTCGAGTGCAAGAGCTTTCAGGTGGAGGCGGGCTGCCTCACCCTGGCCAACAACGGTAAACTCGTCTCCGTGTCGACAACCACCGAGCGGCCGATTCTTGTCATCCCCCAGGCACAAGGGGGCCTGCTGTTTTGGGGCAAACGGATCGCGCTCTGGCTGCAGTTGGCCCTTTTCTCGACGCTGACCTTTTCTTTGCTTCGCATGGCCGTTGCCCATGCCACGCCCAAGGGGCTGGAGAACGCGCGGAGAACGGCCATGGTCGCGCTCATGGTTGGAACTGCGGTCGGCATCACCGCCTACATGTTCTTTCAGGACCTGAACCAACGCTTCGATGAGGAAGCCGAACACAACCTCCAAGGCTATCTCGAGGTTGGCCGCCTGGTCATTGATCCCGCGACCGTTGACCGGATTCGCCATGTCCAGGATTACATGAATAGGGATTACCAGGCCCTTCTCCACCAGTTGCGCCAGACCATCACCCGCGAAGGCAACATCGCGGCCAGCACCTATGCCGGCATTTACAAGATCCATGGCAACAAACTGGTGGCGCTGGCCTACCATGACGGGCTCAGGGGTATTTTCTACCCCTACGACTACCAGTACGACAAATCCATCTACGCCAAGATCGCCGCCTCGGATCGGACCACCATCGACCAGATGGTGGACATGTACGGCGTCTGGCTCATCGGCGTCATGCCCCTGCATGACGGAGCGGGTGAGCTGATCGGTTTTCTCGAGGTCGGCATAGATCAATCCGCCCACCAGGAAGCCAACTGGGGCATGCTGAAATCGACGCTGGTCAATCTTTCCATGGTCCTGTTCGTGCTGGTCTTTATCTTTTCCGAGATTGGCTGTTTCAGTTCAACCCTGTTTGAACGATCCCGGACCGCCGCCTCTCAGGCGCCCTGGATTTACGATGAAGGTGCCCTGCGGTTGCTCTCCTTTCTCGGCCTGACCGGCGTGTTTCTCTCCGCTTCTTTTCTGCCGCTCTACTCCAAGTTGCTGGCGCACCCCATGGGCCCCCTTCCCCTGAACCTGGTCGTCAGCCTGCCCATGGTGGTCGAAACATTGGTCGGTGCGCTTTCGGCCATGCTCTACGGTCATCTGCGCCTTCGTTTGGGCTTGAAGCACGACATCATCCTCGGCAGCATGGTCGTAGCCGGGGGTATGGCGGTGACCGCGGCGACCTCGAGCTTCAACGGCCTCATGCTTGGCCGGGCCACGGTCGGTCTGGGCATGGGCCTGCTGATGGTCGCCTTTCGTACCTATTTCCTCGTTGAACAAGATGAGGAGCGGCAAAATTCAGGCATTGTCGCCCTCACCGTCGGGGTTACCGCCGGCATCAATGTGGGTTCGGTTTCCGGGGGTATGCTTGCGGATCAGTTCGGCATGGAAACAGTGTTCTGGACGCAGGCCGCCCTGCTCGCACTCACCGCTTTGTTGACCCTGTTGCTGCTTCGCAACCGCCACCGCCCCCAGCCTCCGCCCCAAAAGGCGATTTCTCTGCCCACCTTTCTTCGCGAAAAAACCGTGTTCGCCTTCTTTTTCTTTGCCTTTCTCCCCATCACCGCCTGCGGGTTCTTTCTCGGCTTTCTCTTTCCCCTGTTTGCCGAAAGCAAGGGACTGAGTGCAAACGAAATAAGTCTGGCCTTCATGCTCTTCGGCATGGGCAGTGTCTACCTGGGCCCCGCACTCACCAGACTGACGACCTTCCTTTTCGGGGTGCGTGGGGCTATCGTCGCCGGTGGCATGATCATGGCCTGCGGCCTGTTGCTGTTCGCCTCCTTCCAAACTCTGGTTACGGCCCATATCACGGTTATTCTCTTCGGCTTGACCGACAGCTTCCTTTTCAACCAGGGAATTGCCTATTTCACGGCCCTGCCGAGCGTGCAACGGTTGGGCGAGGATAAGGCCATGGGGGTCTACAGTGTGTTTGAATCCAGTGGCGAGGCCCTGGGGCCGATGGCCTTTGGCCTGGCGATGAGCATGAGCCTCGGTGCCGGTGTCAGCGCCATTGCCCTGCTCCTTGCCGCCGGAACAGGGCTGTTTCTCATGTTCAGCCGTCCACCTCAAGGAGCGCAATTATGA